In one window of Prevotella sp. E13-17 DNA:
- a CDS encoding valine--tRNA ligase, producing the protein MEIASKYDPKEVEGKWYQYWLDNKLFSSKPDGREPYTIVIPPPNVTGVLHMGHMLNNTIQDILVRRARMEGKNACWVPGTDHASIATEAKVVKKLAAEGIKKHDLTREQFLKHAWEWTDEHGGIILKQLRRLGASCDWDRTAFTMDEKRSKSVIKVFVDLYRKGYIYRGLRMVNWDPKALTALSDEEVVYREEQSHLYYLKYYVAGDCHVDNTEGNVIHKDEKGYYAVVATTRPETIMGDTAMCINPKDPKNQWLKGRKVIVPLVNREIPVIEDRYVEIEFGTGCLKVTPAHDKNDNMLGKVHNLETIDIFNADGTISNESTMYVGMDRFDCRKQIVKDLEAAGLMEKVEDYTNKVGYSERNPDTAIEPRLSLQWFLKMQHFADIALPPVLNGEMHFYPQKYVNTYKNWLENIQDWCISRQLWWGHRIPAYYYAEEKFVVAETAEEALELARKESGNANLQMADLKQDEDALDTWFSSWLWPVSLFDGINNPGNEEINYYYPTSDLVTGPDIIFFWVARMIMAGEEYLGKFPFKNVYFTGIVRDKLGRKMSKSLGNSPDPIELIEKYGADGVRMGMMLSAPAGNDILFDESLCEQGRNFNNKIWNAFRLVKGWQVSDVAADNGNKQAVAWMEARIKQANVELQDHFAKYRISDALMTVYKLFWDEFSSWYLEMVKPAYINGQAQPIDKATYAATLRFFEILLKMLHPFMPFITEELWQALYERKDGESIMRDNLKLDAPTEADNQLVADVEQVKQVVSGVRMVRNQKNIAPKEKLSLQAVGQNHFEAYNDIITKMANLQDITVVESKDASAAAFMVGTDEFAVPVGDMIDIEEEIKKMEAQIAHLEGFQNSVKKKLSNERFVANAPEAVVALERKKLADSEEKIAALRESIAALKK; encoded by the coding sequence GGCCACATGCTGAACAACACGATTCAAGACATCCTTGTCCGTCGTGCACGCATGGAGGGCAAAAACGCTTGTTGGGTGCCCGGCACCGACCACGCTTCAATTGCCACCGAGGCAAAGGTGGTTAAGAAGTTGGCTGCCGAAGGCATTAAAAAGCACGACCTGACCCGCGAGCAGTTCCTGAAGCACGCATGGGAATGGACCGACGAACACGGAGGCATCATCCTGAAGCAACTGCGTCGTCTTGGTGCCTCATGCGACTGGGATCGCACGGCATTCACCATGGACGAGAAGCGCTCTAAGAGTGTGATTAAAGTATTCGTAGATCTCTATCGCAAGGGCTACATCTATCGTGGCCTTCGCATGGTGAACTGGGATCCGAAGGCACTGACAGCCCTTTCCGACGAAGAGGTTGTATATCGTGAGGAGCAGAGCCACCTGTACTATCTGAAGTATTACGTGGCAGGCGACTGTCATGTTGACAACACAGAAGGCAACGTCATCCACAAGGACGAAAAGGGCTACTATGCCGTTGTGGCCACCACGCGCCCTGAGACCATTATGGGCGACACCGCCATGTGTATCAATCCCAAGGACCCCAAAAACCAGTGGTTGAAAGGTCGCAAGGTGATTGTTCCTTTGGTCAACCGCGAGATACCCGTTATCGAAGACCGTTACGTAGAGATTGAGTTTGGTACTGGCTGTCTGAAGGTGACACCTGCTCACGACAAAAACGACAACATGCTGGGAAAGGTTCACAACCTAGAGACCATCGACATCTTCAATGCCGACGGAACCATCAGCAACGAGAGCACGATGTATGTAGGCATGGATCGCTTTGACTGTCGCAAGCAGATTGTCAAAGACCTCGAAGCAGCAGGTCTCATGGAGAAGGTCGAGGACTATACAAATAAGGTAGGCTACTCCGAGCGCAACCCTGACACTGCCATCGAGCCACGCCTCTCGCTGCAGTGGTTCTTGAAGATGCAACACTTTGCCGACATTGCCCTGCCTCCCGTACTGAATGGTGAGATGCATTTCTACCCCCAGAAGTATGTAAACACCTATAAAAACTGGTTGGAGAATATCCAAGATTGGTGTATCAGTCGTCAGCTGTGGTGGGGTCATCGCATTCCGGCCTATTACTATGCCGAGGAGAAATTCGTCGTTGCCGAAACAGCCGAAGAGGCTTTGGAACTGGCACGCAAGGAGAGCGGCAACGCCAACTTGCAGATGGCCGACCTGAAGCAAGACGAGGACGCACTCGACACATGGTTCTCTTCATGGTTGTGGCCTGTGTCGCTTTTCGACGGCATCAACAATCCCGGCAACGAAGAAATCAACTATTATTATCCCACGAGTGACCTTGTGACCGGTCCTGACATCATTTTCTTTTGGGTAGCCCGCATGATTATGGCTGGTGAGGAATATTTAGGCAAGTTCCCCTTCAAGAATGTTTACTTCACAGGTATCGTTCGCGACAAGTTGGGACGCAAGATGTCTAAGTCGCTCGGCAACTCGCCCGATCCTATCGAACTCATTGAGAAATATGGCGCCGACGGCGTGCGTATGGGTATGATGCTCTCAGCCCCTGCCGGCAATGATATTCTCTTCGACGAAAGTCTCTGCGAACAAGGACGCAACTTCAACAACAAGATCTGGAATGCCTTCCGCCTGGTGAAAGGATGGCAAGTTTCAGACGTTGCAGCCGACAATGGCAACAAGCAGGCTGTGGCCTGGATGGAAGCACGCATCAAGCAGGCAAATGTCGAATTGCAGGATCACTTTGCAAAATATCGCATCAGCGATGCCCTGATGACCGTCTATAAACTGTTCTGGGACGAGTTCTCAAGCTGGTATCTCGAAATGGTGAAACCCGCCTATATCAATGGACAGGCTCAACCCATCGACAAGGCGACTTATGCAGCCACACTGCGCTTCTTCGAAATCTTGCTGAAGATGCTTCATCCTTTCATGCCCTTCATCACCGAAGAACTCTGGCAGGCCCTCTACGAGCGCAAGGATGGCGAAAGCATCATGCGCGACAATTTGAAGTTGGATGCACCTACAGAAGCCGACAATCAGTTGGTGGCCGACGTAGAACAGGTGAAGCAGGTAGTCAGCGGTGTTCGTATGGTTCGCAACCAGAAAAACATTGCTCCCAAGGAGAAGCTCTCTCTTCAGGCCGTAGGTCAGAATCATTTCGAAGCCTACAACGACATTATCACGAAGATGGCCAACCTGCAGGATATCACCGTAGTAGAGAGCAAAGATGCCTCTGCAGCTGCCTTTATGGTCGGCACCGATGAGTTTGCAGTTCCCGTGGGCGACATGATCGACATCGAAGAGGAAATCAAGAAGATGGAAGCTCAGATAGCCCATCTTGAAGGATTCCAGAACAGCGTCAAGAAGAAGCTCAGCAACGAGCGCTTTGTAGCCAATGCTCCCGAGGCTGTGGTAGCCTTAGAGCGCAAGAAGCTGGCAGACTCGGAAGAGAAGATTGCTGCATTGCGAGAATCCATTGCTGCGTTGAAGAAATAG
- a CDS encoding putative transporter, protein MEWFVNLFTNTESVAHIAILYAIVIAVGVYLGKIKIFGISLGVTFVLFAGIVLGHIYHYYGLEAAPTDTLTFVQDFGLILFVFMIGLQVGPGFFESFGKAGIKLNALAASAIALNIVVMFACYFIFFYSQHDNTNLPMMVGTLYGAVTNTPGLGAANEALASLKGVFGDNPPQIASAYACAYPLGVLGIIGATIVVRYICRVKLEKEEEALEQEAGAKATQKPHHMHLEVSNKYLEGKTVLQVHNFLNRDFVVSRILHEGHVSIPNRDTVFHVGDQMYIVCAEADYEAIVAFIGPVIEVDWDQQDQPLVSKRVLVTNPKINGKSFGQMHFSSVYGVNVTRVTRHGMDIFASPSLPLQVGDRIMVVGPQDAVDRVAHIMGNSIKRLDAPNIATIFIGIIVGIIFGSLPFVPGMPLMKLGIAGGPLIIAILIGRYGYKVKLVTYTTTSANMMLREIGLVLFLASVGIKAGANFFDTVMTGNGVLYVLTGFLITIIPILIIGPIARRLKFNYFTIAGMLAGTYTDPPALAYANSICSKEAPAVGYSTVYPLAMFLRILTAQLIVLFCCGQF, encoded by the coding sequence ATGGAATGGTTTGTTAATCTATTTACAAATACCGAATCGGTGGCACACATTGCAATCTTATATGCCATTGTGATTGCCGTTGGTGTTTATCTGGGAAAGATAAAAATATTCGGTATTTCACTTGGCGTCACGTTTGTCCTGTTTGCAGGCATCGTGCTTGGCCACATCTATCATTACTATGGATTGGAGGCGGCTCCTACCGACACGCTGACCTTCGTACAAGACTTCGGATTGATTCTGTTTGTCTTCATGATTGGTCTTCAGGTAGGCCCCGGCTTCTTTGAGAGTTTCGGTAAAGCAGGTATCAAGTTGAACGCTCTGGCTGCTTCGGCTATTGCATTAAACATCGTCGTGATGTTTGCCTGCTATTTTATCTTCTTCTACAGTCAGCACGACAACACCAATTTGCCGATGATGGTAGGAACGCTCTATGGTGCAGTGACCAACACACCTGGTCTTGGTGCTGCCAACGAAGCATTGGCTTCGCTCAAGGGTGTCTTCGGCGACAATCCTCCGCAGATAGCATCTGCTTATGCCTGTGCTTATCCTCTCGGTGTGCTTGGCATCATTGGCGCTACTATCGTGGTGCGCTACATCTGTCGTGTGAAATTGGAGAAGGAGGAAGAAGCACTCGAGCAAGAGGCAGGTGCGAAAGCCACACAGAAGCCTCACCACATGCATCTTGAGGTGTCTAACAAATACCTTGAGGGAAAGACCGTGCTGCAGGTACATAACTTCCTGAACCGCGACTTCGTCGTGTCGCGCATTCTTCACGAAGGTCATGTGTCTATTCCCAATCGCGACACTGTCTTTCACGTTGGCGACCAGATGTATATTGTCTGTGCAGAGGCCGACTATGAAGCCATTGTAGCCTTCATCGGCCCAGTGATCGAGGTTGACTGGGATCAGCAAGATCAGCCCTTAGTGTCTAAGCGTGTGTTGGTGACCAACCCCAAAATCAATGGTAAATCTTTCGGTCAGATGCACTTCTCGAGTGTCTATGGCGTCAACGTAACACGTGTCACACGTCATGGTATGGACATCTTTGCATCGCCAAGTCTCCCCTTGCAGGTCGGCGACCGCATCATGGTTGTTGGACCACAAGATGCTGTCGATCGTGTGGCTCATATCATGGGTAACTCTATCAAGCGTCTGGATGCTCCCAACATTGCCACTATTTTTATTGGCATCATCGTAGGCATCATCTTTGGTTCGCTACCCTTTGTGCCAGGAATGCCCCTGATGAAGTTAGGCATTGCCGGTGGACCGCTGATTATTGCCATCTTGATTGGTCGCTATGGCTACAAGGTGAAGTTGGTCACCTATACGACTACATCGGCCAACATGATGTTGCGAGAAATAGGTCTGGTCTTGTTTCTGGCATCTGTGGGCATCAAAGCCGGTGCCAACTTCTTTGACACCGTGATGACAGGCAACGGCGTGCTCTATGTCTTGACAGGTTTCCTGATCACGATCATACCTATATTAATTATAGGCCCCATCGCCCGACGTCTGAAGTTCAACTACTTCACCATCGCTGGTATGCTGGCAGGCACCTATACCGACCCCCCTGCATTGGCCTATGCCAACAGTATCTGTTCGAAAGAAGCTCCTGCCGTGGGCTACTCTACGGTATATCCTTTAGCTATGTTCCTGCGCATCCTTACAGCACAACTCATCGTGCTGTTCTGCTGCGGACAGTTTTAG
- a CDS encoding lamin tail domain-containing protein gives MMMFAQGAKNIIISEVQTANETGIEDAFGARHAWVELENTSFSTYNVRGMYIATDKAVLNAQLSAPERIKKMSVIPSGDDRTNLGARKHLLLFLNANPANSLLHLSAPVKQGASQWIALYNANGVELIDSITVPALSADASYTLADSKWTVRAADEVTPGVSNSIITDAPRKSKIDRFKENDPHGFAMAFMAMGIVFMCLTLLWLFFWLFGLLMRHIETAKKVVHRQPIKPITKTVEMTAEIGHKTSNILQEGFDKKGIDMEVYMAVIGMALRQYEDDVHDVESGVITIKPKDTEWDDEYTQMTHFHNPVLPSTPHSSNIPTTPEFI, from the coding sequence ATGATGATGTTCGCTCAAGGAGCAAAGAACATCATCATCAGTGAGGTTCAAACTGCTAATGAAACAGGAATAGAAGATGCATTTGGCGCAAGACATGCTTGGGTGGAACTTGAAAACACATCTTTTTCTACCTACAATGTCAGAGGCATGTATATCGCTACCGACAAGGCGGTGCTCAACGCCCAATTGTCGGCGCCAGAACGCATCAAGAAGATGAGCGTCATCCCTTCGGGTGACGACCGGACAAACCTGGGAGCTCGCAAGCACTTGTTGCTTTTCTTGAATGCCAACCCAGCCAACAGTTTGCTCCATCTGTCTGCCCCTGTCAAACAGGGCGCATCACAGTGGATTGCACTTTATAATGCCAACGGTGTTGAGCTCATTGACTCTATCACCGTTCCTGCTTTAAGCGCTGATGCTTCTTACACTCTTGCGGACAGCAAGTGGACGGTGAGAGCAGCAGACGAGGTCACTCCTGGCGTATCTAACAGCATCATTACCGATGCTCCGAGAAAGTCAAAGATAGACAGATTCAAAGAAAACGACCCACACGGTTTTGCCATGGCATTCATGGCAATGGGCATCGTCTTCATGTGTCTGACCCTGCTTTGGCTGTTCTTCTGGCTGTTCGGCTTGTTGATGCGCCACATCGAGACAGCTAAGAAGGTGGTACACAGACAACCCATTAAGCCCATCACCAAAACGGTAGAAATGACCGCGGAGATTGGACATAAGACCAGCAACATCCTGCAAGAAGGTTTCGACAAGAAAGGCATTGACATGGAAGTCTATATGGCAGTCATCGGCATGGCGCTTCGCCAGTATGAGGATGATGTTCACGATGTGGAAAGTGGTGTTATCACCATCAAACCCAAGGACACCGAATGGGACGATGAATACACTCAAATGACTCATTTCCACAATCCCGTTCTTCCGTCAACGCCACACTCATCAAATATTCCTACAACACCCGAATTCATATAA
- a CDS encoding biotin/lipoyl-containing protein codes for MKTYQYKVKGIDYQVEIAEVEGNIAKVNVNGIPFEVELQKPINAAKHPQMNTPKVMAPKPVSTNPTPSSQSAAPVSSAPSAEAGFAVKSPLPGTITDVKVQVGQHVNAGDIVLTLEAMKMQNNIEAEVSGDITSITVKPGDTVMEGAVLVTIGK; via the coding sequence ATGAAAACATACCAGTACAAAGTCAAAGGCATTGACTATCAAGTTGAAATTGCCGAGGTAGAAGGAAATATCGCCAAAGTAAATGTGAATGGCATCCCCTTCGAGGTAGAACTGCAAAAGCCCATCAACGCAGCCAAACATCCTCAGATGAACACGCCCAAGGTTATGGCGCCAAAACCAGTATCAACTAATCCGACACCATCGTCACAGTCGGCAGCACCAGTGTCGTCGGCACCATCGGCCGAAGCTGGCTTCGCAGTCAAGTCGCCACTGCCAGGCACCATCACAGATGTGAAAGTACAGGTGGGGCAGCATGTCAATGCCGGCGACATCGTTCTGACACTCGAGGCCATGAAGATGCAAAACAATATCGAAGCCGAGGTGTCTGGCGATATCACGTCTATCACTGTGAAGCCAGGCGACACCGTCATGGAGGGTGCCGTATTGGTCACCATTGGAAAATAA
- a CDS encoding sodium ion-translocating decarboxylase subunit beta, with the protein MWQFIIENFNEFLTYTGFANASVGNLIMIAVGAVFIYLAIKKDFEPLLLVPIGLGIILGNIPFRADAGLEIGLYEDNSVLNIFYQGVRQGWYPPLIFLGIGAMTDFSALLANPKLMLIGAAAQFGIFGAYMLALLLGFEPNQAAGIAIIGGADGPTAIFLSSKLSPNLMGAIAVCAYSYMALVPLIQPPLMRLLTTKSERIIKMKPSREVSQTERILFPIIGLLITTFIVPSALPLLGMLFFGNLLKESGKTTRLAKTAGSALNDIVVVLLGLTVGCSTQASEFLTLNTVFIFAIGAFAFAIATASGVLFVKFMNLFLPKDKKLNPLIGNAGVSAVPMAARISNNLGLEYDRHNFLLMHAMGPNVAGVIGSAVAAGALLGFLS; encoded by the coding sequence ATGTGGCAATTCATTATAGAAAACTTCAATGAGTTCTTGACATACACAGGCTTTGCCAATGCATCTGTCGGCAACCTGATCATGATTGCTGTGGGGGCTGTTTTTATCTATCTTGCCATCAAGAAAGACTTCGAGCCCTTGCTGTTAGTTCCCATTGGCTTAGGCATCATCCTCGGCAACATACCCTTTCGTGCTGACGCAGGCCTCGAGATAGGACTATACGAAGACAACTCCGTACTGAACATCTTCTATCAAGGCGTTCGTCAAGGATGGTATCCACCCCTCATTTTCCTGGGCATTGGAGCCATGACCGACTTCTCGGCCCTCTTGGCCAATCCCAAGCTGATGCTCATTGGAGCTGCCGCCCAGTTTGGCATCTTCGGTGCCTATATGCTTGCACTTCTTTTAGGGTTCGAGCCCAATCAGGCTGCGGGCATTGCCATCATCGGTGGTGCCGACGGACCTACAGCCATTTTCCTCTCATCAAAGCTTTCACCCAACCTGATGGGCGCCATTGCCGTGTGTGCCTATTCCTATATGGCGCTGGTTCCATTGATCCAACCCCCATTGATGCGATTGCTCACCACCAAGAGCGAACGCATCATCAAGATGAAACCCAGTCGCGAAGTGTCGCAGACGGAACGCATTCTCTTTCCCATCATCGGGTTGCTCATCACAACATTTATTGTTCCCTCAGCCCTGCCACTGTTAGGCATGCTGTTCTTTGGCAACCTGCTGAAGGAGAGTGGCAAGACCACCCGTCTGGCCAAGACGGCTGGCAGTGCCCTCAACGACATCGTAGTCGTTCTGTTGGGCCTCACGGTTGGTTGCTCCACTCAGGCATCCGAGTTCTTGACGCTGAACACCGTCTTCATCTTTGCCATCGGTGCTTTTGCCTTTGCCATAGCCACCGCCAGCGGAGTGCTCTTTGTGAAGTTCATGAATCTATTCCTGCCCAAAGACAAAAAGCTGAACCCCCTGATTGGCAATGCCGGTGTCAGTGCCGTGCCAATGGCAGCTCGCATTTCCAACAACCTCGGATTGGAGTATGATCGTCACAACTTCCTGTTGATGCACGCCATGGGTCCCAAC